One region of Lytechinus pictus isolate F3 Inbred chromosome 8, Lp3.0, whole genome shotgun sequence genomic DNA includes:
- the LOC129266994 gene encoding E3 ubiquitin-protein ligase RNF12-B-like, with the protein MDEEVQDSVSAEESVAQEQPDIAPPTDAPAGAEQDMDNPSAGDLTADGTDFPPPPPPDSEPPPEPESVPEPAPEPAPEPAAEPESVSDSVPEPESMPETDPPTEPASEPTPEIDDEANDVTDLIDSAVDPEIDEAAVDPTAENEMISQDEESQTPAEVTVHPETESPVSADGNSTPPPMYDETSEEDKPQAIYQNSMVAEDTDGITTLDEEIPNGHGVNGDLDPIIMMYSNEKTSSTRARLICFVMFFIVVAITVIALTFYLVLYYENGDSSDSSEGLVVTTPRAP; encoded by the exons ATG GATGAAGAAGTGCAAGACTCTGTTTCGGCTGAAGAGAGCGTTGCCCAAGAACAGCCAGATATAGCGCCACCAACGGACGCTCCTGCAGGTGCTGAACAAGATATGGACAATCCATCTGCAGGTGATTTAACAGCTGATGGAACAGACTTTCCTCCACCTCCACCTCCGGATAGCGAACCCCCGCCTGAACCCGAATCGGTACCCGAACCGGCACCCGAACCGGCACCCGAACCGGCAGCCGAACCAGAATCCGTAAGCGATTCAGTACCCGAACCCGAGTCGATGCCTGAAACGGATCCACCAACTGAACCAGCATCAGAACCAACACCCGAAATTGATGACGAAGcaaatgacgtcacagatcTTATAGACAGTGCAGTTGACCCGGAAATAGATGAAGCTGCCGTTGACCCCACAGCTGAAAACGAGATGATTTCACAAGACGAGGAGAGTCAGACACCTGCAGAGGTTACAGTTCACCCCGAGACCGAGTCCCCTGTGTCTGCAGATGGAAATAGCACGCCCCCACCGATGTACGACGAGACATCCGAGGAAGACAAACCTCAGGCAATCTACCAAAACAGCATGGTAGCCGAGGACACTGACGGCATCACAACTCTGGACGAAGAGATCCCCAACGGTCACGGCGTGAACGGTGACCTGGATCCAATCATCATGATGTATTCCAATGAAAAGACATCGTCGACGAGGGCTAGACTGATCTGTTTTGTCATGTTCTTTATCGTGGTGGCCATCACTGTCATAGCACTGACCTTCTACTTAGTTC TTTATTATGAGAACGGAGATAGTTCCGACTCATCAGAAGGTCTGGTGGTAACAACGCCGCGTGCCCCAT ag